A window of the Gemmatimonadales bacterium genome harbors these coding sequences:
- a CDS encoding TonB-dependent receptor, translated as MAARHAVLAAVFAALAAAAPRLAAQQPPAPGDIHGVVTDRGSDSVIAGAHVLLLGTPLATTTDEQGAFALASVAPGRYTLRVLSLGYAPAVLADVVVAAGDTLQLRVALDAVALQLSGINVTATGSAQKLGESPVSVAIQDRTDIFAHSAVEVQDALPFVPGVDMNHGEVDLRGASGVSEGVGSRVLMLLDGHPVLTGDGGEIDYEALPILDLDRVEVVKGSQSALYGSSAMGGVVNLITTPIDGRPASALKVHYGLYDLPSAFRYGAARPDYYGLDVQHSRQVGAVGVRLALGAEQSDGFHQNGEFTRWLLRAKVASMPGSTHPWDGYLVLSDLDAGQFSSWLSPAQPYQVPDSALGDWNHNVHVLVGGRYAALAGSQAMLQIEPSLTYTAVRDHMHDSNNWHNAARSGVNTLLTFNPGSEHAVTVGLDVAGTALSSSYYGKKWTTDGAPYAQEQWALASSLHATAGLRFDYHHVDGGKAEETVNPKLGLAFSPDGPLALRASFGRGYRAPSAIEQFVKTAQQGVQVLPNPALHGETAWSGEIGGTASLGRLWLDGAAFQSWYRDLIGPAAVPGQLLAFSFQNVERAVVRGVDATAKLSVAARRVDLTLSYLYLDTRDDSTGLPLPYRSRHTATASVDLLGGLAGLDVRYRSRLEQVLLYPLDPRGDITLVDLRLGLRVKGVVFLAKVSNLLQARYVDVLERNEGAPRSLLVTGMTGL; from the coding sequence ATGGCCGCACGCCACGCCGTCCTCGCGGCCGTATTCGCGGCACTCGCGGCGGCGGCGCCGCGCCTGGCGGCGCAGCAGCCGCCGGCGCCGGGCGACATCCACGGCGTCGTGACCGACCGCGGGAGCGACAGCGTGATCGCGGGCGCGCACGTGCTGCTGCTGGGCACCCCGCTCGCCACGACGACCGACGAGCAGGGCGCGTTCGCGCTGGCCAGCGTCGCCCCCGGCCGCTACACCCTGCGGGTGCTGTCCCTGGGCTACGCCCCCGCGGTCCTGGCCGACGTCGTGGTGGCGGCGGGCGACACCCTCCAGCTGCGGGTGGCCCTCGACGCCGTGGCCCTGCAGCTCTCCGGGATCAACGTCACCGCCACGGGCAGCGCCCAGAAGCTGGGCGAGTCGCCGGTGAGCGTCGCCATCCAGGACCGGACCGACATCTTCGCGCACAGCGCGGTCGAGGTGCAGGACGCGCTGCCGTTCGTCCCCGGCGTCGACATGAACCACGGCGAGGTGGATCTGCGCGGGGCGTCGGGCGTGTCGGAGGGCGTCGGCAGCCGCGTCCTGATGCTGCTCGACGGCCACCCGGTCCTCACCGGCGACGGCGGGGAGATCGACTACGAGGCGCTGCCCATCCTCGACCTCGACCGGGTCGAGGTGGTCAAGGGCAGCCAGTCGGCCCTGTACGGCAGCTCGGCCATGGGCGGCGTGGTGAACCTCATCACCACCCCGATCGACGGACGGCCCGCGAGCGCGCTGAAGGTGCATTACGGCCTGTACGACCTGCCCAGCGCGTTCCGCTACGGTGCCGCCCGGCCGGACTACTACGGGCTGGACGTCCAGCACTCGCGGCAGGTCGGCGCGGTGGGGGTCCGGCTGGCGCTGGGGGCGGAGCAGTCCGACGGCTTCCACCAGAACGGCGAGTTCACCCGGTGGCTGCTCCGGGCCAAGGTCGCGTCGATGCCGGGCAGCACCCACCCCTGGGACGGCTACCTCGTGCTGTCGGACCTGGACGCGGGGCAGTTCAGCAGCTGGCTGTCGCCCGCGCAGCCCTACCAGGTCCCCGATTCCGCGCTCGGCGACTGGAACCACAACGTGCACGTGCTGGTGGGCGGCCGGTACGCGGCGCTGGCCGGAAGCCAGGCGATGCTGCAGATCGAGCCGTCGCTGACGTACACGGCGGTGCGCGACCACATGCACGACAGCAACAACTGGCACAACGCCGCGCGCTCCGGCGTCAACACGCTGTTGACCTTCAATCCGGGCTCGGAGCACGCGGTGACGGTCGGCCTCGACGTGGCCGGCACGGCGCTCAGCTCCTCGTACTACGGGAAGAAGTGGACCACCGACGGCGCGCCGTACGCCCAGGAGCAGTGGGCGCTGGCCTCCTCGCTCCACGCCACCGCGGGCCTGCGGTTCGACTACCACCACGTGGACGGCGGGAAGGCCGAGGAGACGGTGAACCCGAAGCTCGGCCTCGCGTTCAGTCCCGACGGGCCGCTCGCGCTGCGGGCCTCGTTCGGCCGCGGCTATCGCGCGCCCAGCGCGATCGAGCAGTTCGTGAAGACCGCCCAGCAGGGCGTCCAGGTGCTGCCGAACCCGGCGCTCCACGGCGAGACCGCGTGGTCGGGGGAGATCGGCGGGACGGCGAGCCTGGGCCGGCTGTGGCTCGACGGCGCGGCGTTCCAGTCCTGGTACCGCGACCTCATCGGGCCGGCGGCGGTGCCGGGGCAGCTCCTGGCCTTCAGCTTCCAGAACGTGGAGCGCGCGGTGGTGCGGGGCGTGGACGCGACGGCGAAGCTGAGCGTGGCCGCGCGGCGGGTGGACCTCACCCTGAGCTACCTGTACCTGGACACCCGCGACGACTCCACCGGCCTGCCGCTGCCGTACCGTTCCCGGCACACGGCCACGGCCTCGGTGGACCTGCTGGGCGGACTGGCCGGCCTGGACGTGCGCTACCGCAGCCGGCTCGAGCAGGTACTCCTGTACCCGCTCGATCCCCGCGGCGACATCACCCTGGTGGATCTCCGCCTCGGCCTGCGGGTGAAGGGCGTCGTCTTCCTCGCCAAGGTCTCCAACCTGCTCCAGGCCCGGTACGTGGACGTGCTGGAGCGGAACGAAGGAGCGCCGCGCAGTCTGCTGGTGACCGGCATGACCGGTCTTTGA
- a CDS encoding glycosyltransferase family 39 protein, protein MSAPDPTRSAAPERAPFAARTVLALAGATLLLHLVTNLVTGYGIHRDEFLYFAMGDHLRLFRMDFPPGIAVLSAASRFLLGDSLVALRLAPALAATAIVVLAALLARELGGGRWAQGFAALAVAGSVFFQRAGNLFQPVILDALWWTAGCYALARLCRAEGPAGPWWGLLALAGGIGLFTKFSILFFGFGVLVALLATPWRRTLLTRWPWLVLLVALALGSPSIVGQIALGWPLAGQMRTLQHDQLAHVSVAGFFLVQLMFGPAMLVGACGLLALLLAPALRPFRLVGWTCLSVWVVLIALHGKAYYVGATYPVLFAAGAAALERLRSPRLGAHLRGWAAGLTAAYGVLVLPLGVPLLPPAAMERYVHTIGATEALRDNQGQYLRLPQDYADMLGWQDRVRALATAYVALPPLERAQAVIIANNFGEAGAAEFYGPKIGLPPVVCAQGSYWFFGPGTRPGVVAITIGEGREGLRRLYDSVEVAGRLTNPLTVREEQVLTVYVARRPRETLQEVWTRVAGRY, encoded by the coding sequence GTGAGCGCTCCGGACCCGACGCGGTCCGCCGCGCCCGAGCGCGCGCCGTTCGCCGCGCGGACGGTGCTCGCGCTGGCCGGCGCGACCCTGCTGCTGCACCTGGTCACCAACCTCGTCACCGGGTACGGCATCCACCGCGACGAGTTCCTCTACTTCGCGATGGGCGATCACCTCCGGCTGTTCCGGATGGACTTCCCGCCGGGCATCGCCGTGCTGTCCGCCGCGTCCCGGTTCCTGCTCGGCGACTCGCTGGTCGCCCTGCGACTGGCGCCGGCCCTCGCCGCCACGGCCATCGTCGTGCTCGCGGCGCTGCTCGCCCGGGAGCTGGGCGGCGGTCGCTGGGCGCAGGGCTTCGCCGCGCTCGCGGTCGCGGGCAGCGTGTTCTTCCAGCGCGCCGGCAACCTGTTCCAGCCCGTGATCCTCGATGCGCTGTGGTGGACCGCGGGCTGCTACGCGCTGGCGCGGCTGTGCCGCGCCGAGGGGCCGGCGGGCCCGTGGTGGGGCCTGCTCGCGCTGGCCGGGGGCATCGGGCTGTTCACCAAGTTCAGCATCCTGTTCTTCGGGTTCGGCGTGCTGGTCGCGCTCCTGGCCACGCCGTGGCGGCGCACCCTGCTCACCCGCTGGCCCTGGCTGGTGCTGCTCGTCGCGCTGGCGCTCGGGAGCCCGAGCATCGTCGGCCAGATCGCGCTCGGCTGGCCGCTGGCGGGCCAGATGCGCACCCTGCAGCACGACCAGCTCGCGCACGTGTCGGTGGCCGGGTTCTTCCTCGTCCAGCTCATGTTCGGGCCGGCCATGCTGGTCGGCGCGTGCGGCCTGCTGGCGCTCCTTTTGGCGCCGGCGCTGCGGCCGTTCCGGCTGGTGGGGTGGACGTGCCTGTCGGTGTGGGTGGTGCTGATCGCGCTGCACGGCAAGGCCTACTACGTCGGCGCGACGTATCCGGTCCTGTTCGCCGCCGGCGCCGCCGCGCTCGAGCGGCTGCGCTCGCCGCGCCTCGGGGCGCATCTCCGCGGCTGGGCGGCCGGCCTCACCGCCGCGTACGGGGTGCTGGTCCTGCCGCTCGGCGTGCCGCTCCTGCCGCCCGCGGCGATGGAACGCTACGTTCACACCATCGGGGCCACCGAGGCGCTGCGCGACAACCAGGGACAGTACCTGCGGCTGCCGCAGGACTACGCGGACATGCTCGGCTGGCAGGACCGCGTGAGGGCGCTGGCCACGGCCTACGTCGCGCTCCCGCCGCTGGAGCGCGCGCAGGCGGTGATCATCGCCAACAACTTCGGCGAGGCGGGCGCCGCGGAGTTCTACGGGCCGAAGATCGGCCTGCCGCCGGTGGTGTGCGCGCAGGGGTCGTACTGGTTCTTCGGACCCGGCACGCGGCCCGGCGTCGTGGCGATCACCATCGGGGAGGGCCGCGAAGGCCTGCGACGGCTGTACGACTCCGTCGAGGTCGCGGGCCGCCTGACGAATCCGCTCACGGTGCGCGAGGAGCAGGTGCTGACGGTGTACGTGGCCCGGCGACCGAGGGAGACGCTGCAGGAGGTGTGGACGCGGGTGGCGGGGAGATACTGA
- a CDS encoding tetratricopeptide repeat protein has translation MPHIAAFHPEIVHFVIALAIVGALLRWTSLTGSLAFTRPAAATLLILAAGAAVLAAESGRQAHDRPERIPGVRAAVQAHEGAGEWARDALLVVAGLEIVGLALVRSARWRRYAEIASAVACLAAVGAVYKAADRGGDLVYAYAGGPGLRTGDTADVHRLLTAGLFEEAMLARGAHRGAQADSLITELARRDPGNVEVQLVAAQSLMEDRKDPHAALAALDRIVVPDSQAFLRMRVGFARADAYVAAGLKDSARAVLQGLVKQFPDNPRIRQRLERLG, from the coding sequence ATGCCCCACATCGCGGCCTTCCATCCCGAGATCGTCCACTTCGTGATCGCGCTCGCCATCGTGGGCGCGCTCCTCCGCTGGACGTCGCTCACCGGAAGCCTCGCCTTCACCCGGCCGGCCGCGGCCACGCTGTTGATCCTCGCCGCCGGTGCCGCCGTCCTGGCGGCGGAGTCGGGGCGCCAGGCGCACGACCGCCCCGAGCGCATCCCCGGCGTGCGCGCGGCGGTGCAGGCGCACGAGGGCGCCGGGGAGTGGGCCCGTGACGCGCTCCTCGTCGTGGCCGGATTGGAGATCGTGGGGCTCGCCCTGGTCCGGAGCGCGCGGTGGCGCCGCTACGCCGAGATCGCGTCGGCCGTGGCCTGCCTCGCCGCGGTCGGGGCGGTCTACAAGGCCGCGGACCGAGGCGGCGACCTCGTGTACGCCTACGCGGGGGGTCCGGGGCTCAGGACCGGGGACACGGCGGACGTGCACCGCCTCCTGACGGCGGGCCTGTTCGAGGAGGCGATGCTGGCCCGCGGCGCGCACCGCGGCGCCCAGGCCGACTCGCTCATCACGGAGCTGGCGCGGCGCGATCCGGGGAACGTCGAGGTGCAGCTGGTGGCCGCGCAGTCGCTGATGGAGGATCGCAAGGACCCGCACGCGGCCCTCGCGGCCCTCGACCGGATCGTGGTGCCCGACTCGCAGGCCTTCCTGAGGATGCGGGTCGGCTTCGCGCGGGCCGACGCGTACGTCGCCGCCGGCCTGAAGGACTCGGCGCGGGCGGTGCTGCAGGGTCTGGTCAAGCAGTTCCCGGACAATCCGAGGATCAGGCAGAGGCTGGAGAGACTGGGGTAG
- a CDS encoding DinB family protein, giving the protein MATARQAAPLDLAAALLTALATSERITQYLLESLPAAAWRAEPPGGDGRTVAAIVAHVHNVRLMWLKAAAPGGKLPAQLDRLKVTSDQARKALATSHAAVAKLVASSLASGGKVKNFPPDVAAFVAYLIAHEAHHRGQVCMLTRQLGHRLPNQVTFGMWEWNARRKEAGVGD; this is encoded by the coding sequence ATGGCCACCGCGCGCCAGGCCGCGCCGCTCGACCTCGCCGCCGCCCTGCTCACGGCGCTCGCCACGAGCGAGCGCATCACCCAGTACCTCCTCGAGAGCCTGCCCGCCGCCGCGTGGCGCGCGGAGCCGCCGGGCGGCGACGGCCGCACCGTGGCCGCGATCGTCGCCCACGTGCACAACGTGCGGCTGATGTGGCTGAAGGCGGCCGCGCCCGGCGGCAAGCTCCCCGCGCAGCTCGACCGGCTGAAGGTGACGAGCGACCAGGCGCGCAAGGCGCTGGCCACCAGCCACGCGGCCGTGGCGAAGCTGGTGGCGTCGTCGCTCGCGTCGGGCGGCAAGGTGAAGAACTTCCCGCCGGACGTCGCCGCGTTCGTGGCCTACCTGATCGCCCACGAGGCGCACCACCGCGGGCAGGTGTGCATGCTGACCCGGCAGCTGGGCCACCGGCTCCCCAACCAGGTCACCTTCGGGATGTGGGAGTGGAACGCGAGAAGAAAAGAAGCGGGGGTGGGGGACTGA
- a CDS encoding thiamine pyrophosphate-binding protein, with translation MKLTGGQIVVRALEDEGVPFAFGIPGTHNIELYDALAAATRVRPVLVTDEQSASFMADAVWRASGRLACANVVPGAGLTHAMSGIGEAYLDCAAMLVLGCGIRRDTGRAYQLHDVDQAAMVRPVTKAQFRPMDGEELYAVIREACRIAREAPAGPVFVEVPANLYLFTHDCSFAVPAHPTPHTPRAAEVQRAADLLAAARHPLLYLGLGAASAGSDLVALAERLEAPVATTFQGKGVFPESHPLVLWPGFGDAAPPFARRAADGCDATLAIGCRFGEVATGSYGLAVPRPLIHVDADPGVFGRNYPADATVTGDAGAVVRALLGTLGAKPRNDALRDRLREDHAGLARERAGAADTGRVSPYRLLGALQERFGPRTVFTADSGNGTFLAVETLRLDEPGKFLAPIDYSCMGYAVPAAIGARLARPDCPVVALAGDGAFLMTGLELLTAAQLGAAVAVFVLNDGELAQIAQFQDLALGRKTASVLPDLDLEALARALGVEFTRLASDAEIPGVLAHVASVTAAGRPVLVDTAIDYSTRTYFTRGVVKTTFLRLPWKDRLRFVGRAVLRKVGGS, from the coding sequence GTGAAGCTGACCGGCGGCCAGATCGTCGTCCGCGCCCTCGAGGACGAGGGCGTCCCCTTCGCCTTCGGCATCCCGGGCACCCACAACATCGAGCTGTACGACGCGCTCGCCGCGGCGACGCGGGTGCGCCCGGTGCTCGTCACCGACGAGCAGAGCGCGAGCTTCATGGCCGACGCCGTGTGGCGCGCCTCGGGACGGCTCGCCTGCGCGAACGTGGTGCCGGGCGCGGGCCTCACCCACGCGATGAGCGGGATCGGCGAGGCGTACCTCGACTGCGCCGCGATGCTCGTGCTCGGCTGCGGGATCCGCCGCGACACCGGCCGGGCGTACCAGCTGCACGACGTGGATCAGGCCGCGATGGTGCGGCCGGTGACCAAGGCGCAGTTCCGGCCGATGGACGGCGAGGAGCTGTACGCCGTGATCCGGGAGGCCTGCCGCATCGCGCGCGAGGCGCCCGCCGGTCCGGTGTTCGTGGAAGTTCCGGCGAACCTGTACCTGTTCACGCACGACTGCTCGTTCGCGGTGCCCGCACACCCTACGCCCCACACCCCGCGCGCTGCCGAAGTCCAGCGTGCGGCCGACCTCCTCGCCGCCGCCAGGCATCCTCTCCTCTACCTCGGCCTCGGTGCCGCCTCCGCCGGCTCCGACCTCGTCGCCCTCGCCGAGCGGCTCGAGGCGCCGGTCGCCACGACCTTCCAGGGCAAGGGCGTCTTCCCGGAGTCGCACCCGCTCGTGCTGTGGCCCGGATTCGGCGACGCCGCGCCGCCGTTCGCGCGCCGGGCCGCCGACGGCTGCGACGCCACGCTCGCCATCGGCTGCCGGTTCGGCGAGGTCGCCACGGGGAGCTACGGCCTCGCGGTGCCGCGCCCGCTGATCCACGTGGACGCCGACCCGGGCGTGTTCGGCCGGAACTACCCGGCCGATGCCACCGTCACGGGCGACGCCGGCGCCGTGGTGCGGGCCCTGCTCGGCACGCTCGGCGCCAAGCCGAGGAACGACGCGCTGCGCGACCGGCTCCGCGAGGACCACGCCGGCCTCGCGCGGGAGCGCGCCGGCGCGGCGGACACCGGCCGGGTCTCGCCGTATCGCCTGCTCGGCGCCCTGCAGGAACGGTTCGGCCCCCGGACCGTCTTCACGGCCGACAGCGGCAACGGGACGTTTCTCGCGGTGGAGACGCTGCGCCTGGACGAGCCGGGCAAGTTCCTGGCGCCGATCGACTACTCGTGCATGGGCTACGCGGTGCCCGCGGCGATCGGGGCCAGGCTCGCCCGGCCCGATTGCCCCGTCGTGGCCCTCGCCGGCGACGGCGCCTTCCTGATGACCGGGCTCGAGCTGCTGACCGCCGCGCAGCTGGGCGCCGCGGTCGCGGTGTTCGTGCTGAACGACGGCGAGCTGGCGCAGATCGCACAGTTCCAGGACCTCGCGCTCGGCCGCAAGACGGCGAGCGTGCTCCCGGATCTCGACCTCGAGGCGCTGGCACGCGCGCTCGGCGTCGAGTTCACGCGCCTGGCGAGCGACGCCGAGATCCCCGGGGTCCTGGCGCACGTCGCCTCCGTCACCGCCGCCGGCCGCCCGGTGCTCGTGGACACCGCCATCGACTACTCGACCAGGACGTATTTCACCCGCGGCGTCGTGAAGACGACCTTCCTGCGGCTGCCGTGGAAGGACCGGCTGCGGTTCGTGGGGCGGGCGGTGCTGAGGAAAGTCGGTGGGTCGTAG